CCTGACGATGCAGGAAAATGGTACGGTGGCAGCGCGGTAGACAACCAGGCGTTGTTTGATTTTACAGGCCATCCGCTTTCTTCGCTGAATGTGTTTAAGTACGTCAACACCGGAGCGGTTGCTGCACTCCAGATCGACGAGGTCCAAGCGGTAACGGTAACGGCGGGCGCGGGCGAGAACATCTCGCTGCCGGATTCAGTCACCGTCACGTATAACGATGGCAGCACCGGAACACTCGCTGTGGAGTGGGATCAAGCGGCCTTGGAGCAAGCGGTGAGCCAGGGAGCGGGCAGTTACGTGATTAACGGCACAGCCAAAGGCGGTTATCCGGTGCAGGCGACGCTGGAGATTCGGCGGCCGAATCTGCTGGTGAACGGCAGCTTTGAACAGAGCGACCGGAGCATGTGGAAGATTACCTATGGTAACGAAAGTGCTGGTAACGAAAGCGCGCCGCACACGGACTACCAGCACAAAGCTTCCGATGCGAAGTCGGGCCAGTATTCGCTGCATTTTTATTCGGCGGATGCGGTCAATTTCCGGGTGGAACAGGCTGTCTACGGTTTGAAGCCGGGCTACTATGATCTCTCGATGTCAATCCAGGGCGGCGATGCGAAGAACGCGCAGATGAAATTGTTTGCCACGACCAGCGGCAAGGAAGATACAGTGGATACCGGTGTAAATGGCTGGGTACAGTGGAAGCAGCCGGTCATTCGTGATATACGGGTAATCGACGGCAAGCTGACGGTGGGGGCTTCCATCCAGGCAGACGGCGGGGCGTGGGGAACGCTGGATGATTTCTATCTGACGTTCGTCAGGGATGCAGAGGCGACGAACCCGGGTGAGGGTACAACGCCAACACCTGAGCCAGTACCTACACCAACCCCGGCACCGGGTTCGACACCAGATCCATCTCCGGCTCCAGTACCGACACCGACGCCAGCACCAGGCAAAGACTCCTCCAGGAATTCGTCTACTGACGACGGCGGTACATATGGCGGACAGAGTGAGAATGTGACAGCTAGAGTGGATGGCGGCAAGAACAGTAGTACTTTGCTCTCCAATGTTGTCATTCAGCGGACAACGCTGTCCGATGGGTCGAAAAAAGATCGTGTCAGCTATGGAGCTGCTCAGGCACGGGAGGCATTGAGCAGCGTGAAAGCCGAAGGACGTCCCAGCGTGCGGCTGGTGATGCCTGATCCAAAGGATGAGATCGCCGAGCTTGAATTCGCCCTGCCACAGGATACAGCGAAGACGCTGGCGGATGCGGGGGTTGGTCTGGAAGTATACACGAACCATGCGCGTCTGATTCTGTCTCCATCAACGCTTGCTTCGATGGACGGGAACCGTCAGTTTACGCTCAGTCCGGTAAAGGGTGCAGCGGCGATCCAGACGATAGCGGAACGGGCCAAGCAGAATGGCCTCGTGCAAGCAGCGGCAGGTCAGGGTGAAGTTCGTGTTATCGGCCGACCGGTGATGATCGAGACGAATCTCCAGGGGCAGCCTGTAGAGCTGGTGCTGCCACTCCCGCAGCAGTCGCTGCCAAGCTCTGCCTCTGCCGAAGAACTCCAGGCTTTCCTGACCAAGCTGGCCGTGTATGTGGAGCATAGCGACGGAACCAGGGAGCTGTTGCAGCCGATGCTGCTATGGGACGGGAACCAGCCGGCAGGGCTTAGCTTTAGTGTAAACAAGTTCAGTACCTTTACGGTGTTGCATCTAGACAAGCAGACCGCGAGCATAGGCAGAGCGCAGGAAAATAAGCGTTCGCAGCCGTATATGCACGGCTACCCGAACGGGACTTTCCAACCAGCACGTACGATGACACGGGCGGAGCTGGCAGCGATTCTGTCCCGTCTGGCTGCTGAACGGTCCGAGCAGCCATTGGTGGAATCGCCAGTATCGCAGAAGCGCGTCAACTATACGGATGTTGCAGGGCAGAACTGGGCTACCGGAGCGATTGATACCGTGACAATGGCCGGATGGATGAAGGGCTATAGCGGCAGCACTTTTGGACTGGAGCGTCCGATCACTAGAGCGGAGATGGCGACAGTGCTGGCACGCTGGCAGAATCTGAGCGGTCCAGCTTCGACTGCCTTCCCGGATACGGCCGGACACTGGGCGGAAGGTGATATTGCCCGGGTGCAGCAAGCCGGATATATGCATGGCATGCCGGACGGCAGTTTCAAGCCGGACCAGACTCTGAGCCGGGCAGAGGCGGTCACTTTGTTCAATCGGGTAGGGAAGAGAGAGCCGGTATCCTTCGCCGATTCGGCCAGGTGGTCCGATGTCCCGGCCGGGCATTGGGCTTTCCGGGACATTGCCGCAGCAACAACCCCGATTCACTAGGATATACCGATAGGCGAAGCCAATCTGCATTTTCTATCTGCATGTACGGATCACATTCGGTTGGTGATTCCCCAAGAGACCTGGCCTGTTGCAATAGGATAATCCGTACATGCAGAATAAATACAAAAAATATCAAGGTAAACAGTTAGTGAGGAAATGCCCATTAAATCAATCCGTCAAATGTTATATTGAAAGGAAGCCCATCCCGGCAGAATCAAAAGGTTGTTTGATGAACATGCACTTCTATATGAAGCATGTGATATCGGTGAATATTGGAGCAAAAAGACTATTGCCGGATTGGTCTTGATGCCGGCAACCAGACATCATTTTTTGCATTTGCATAAGTGTATGCGCATCAAAAATAAAATTCAAAAACAAATGACCAAGCGACGCTGATGATATAGGGAGGGGGAAGCTCTATATCCCGTTTTGGCCACCAAGCGGTTTCTAACTAGTGTATAAATTTTTGACGTTACAGCTATTGTGGTGAACTGTTAAGCAAATCCTCAGCTATTTTTACTAGATCTTCCTTGGTCAGCGGACTGTTCTGGTTATCAGATATGTTGTAGTGTAAACGTCTTTTTTCATCGAGCCAGCCCAGTCGGTTTTTTCCTACCTCCAAGGACTTGCTTGTTTCGCTTGCCCTGATGTAATAGGCCTTGGTTCCTTTGATCGTCAGTTCCTCAGCCGAATCCTGTCCATTTTGCATCACGATCGTCTTCGTGACTTCAGGAGCGTATTTGGTGACAGTGATGTTTACATAGTCGTTTCCTCTCGCATACCGTGCGAAGGAGAAGTCTGATTTGTCCCAGCTTAGCTTCTGAGTAAACAGATTTTCACCTTTCGGTGCGGTTTCGGCTTGATGCATCAGTTTATCCGTTAAAGCCCGATATTCCTTTTTGTCCATCATCCCAGGATATGCAGCGACTGGATAGACGTATCCGAAATCAAACCGGTAGCCATCCGGTAGATGAGTGGGATTACGGAATAATGGAGCTTTTGTCCGCTTGATCTCATCCTGCAAGCTGCTGAAGCTAGAAAGTTCGGTCGGTTTGTATGCAAATAGGACCGGATTAGACAGGTTTCTTTGATTCATAGAATCGTCCTTGATGTAA
This DNA window, taken from Paenibacillus kribbensis, encodes the following:
- a CDS encoding DUF4367 domain-containing protein, which gives rise to MRELQNRNQEQSLKYTDLQDRGLKNMDTLTEPENILKIQAFDVSDKVMEHVYQKAKPQKGFIVKMRFQPRITAPIMIMLFVLGASVTGYAASQYLEFRNSKGDVVLSTAKTPTETDASKTYTYTYAKWNEEVRDRLQPGEYAAYYIKDDSMNQRNLSNPVLFAYKPTELSSFSSLQDEIKRTKAPLFRNPTHLPDGYRFDFGYVYPVAAYPGMMDKKEYRALTDKLMHQAETAPKGENLFTQKLSWDKSDFSFARYARGNDYVNITVTKYAPEVTKTIVMQNGQDSAEELTIKGTKAYYIRASETSKSLEVGKNRLGWLDEKRRLHYNISDNQNSPLTKEDLVKIAEDLLNSSPQ
- a CDS encoding glycosyl hydrolase 53 family protein, which codes for MRRKRQAWLLLVVAIVFVFGSWPMRLTPAAAAESADPSAVVNGGFETNFWSDQSWQVEASDWKQVDIQHYAYASDPFITPSEDTYAFKYWINDAAPANQQVTVSQKLLTLQPGSYELSVQSMGGSDAAAGHVQVFAGIDQSSEVSTSGYNQWGSVTLKFVLTEQTSDLVIGARISGAAAAWGYLDRFSLKQVSTDTTQPVAADIFVKKVEGLKPDFIKGVDISSILSLEQSGVRFYNEQGTEQDIFRTLKESGVNYIRVRVWNHPYDAKGNGYGGGNNDLAKAVEIGKRATANGLKLLVDFHYSDFWADPGKQHVPKAWQSLSFADKEQAVYDYTRNSLQQLLDQGIDVGMVQVGNETNQSFVGEKDWTRISALFNKGSQAVRAVDPNILVALHFTNPETPGRYASYAKALSDNHVDYDVFASSYYPFWHGSLSNLTAVLKQVADTYGKKVMVAETSYAYTSEDGDGHENTAPRSSGQTLDYPISAQGQATSVRNVIEAVSNVGDAGIGVFYWEPAWLPVGPKADVEQNKRLWEQYGSGWAASYAAEYDPDDAGKWYGGSAVDNQALFDFTGHPLSSLNVFKYVNTGAVAALQIDEVQAVTVTAGAGENISLPDSVTVTYNDGSTGTLAVEWDQAALEQAVSQGAGSYVINGTAKGGYPVQATLEIRRPNLLVNGSFEQSDRSMWKITYGNESAGNESAPHTDYQHKASDAKSGQYSLHFYSADAVNFRVEQAVYGLKPGYYDLSMSIQGGDAKNAQMKLFATTSGKEDTVDTGVNGWVQWKQPVIRDIRVIDGKLTVGASIQADGGAWGTLDDFYLTFVRDAEATNPGEGTTPTPEPVPTPTPAPGSTPDPSPAPVPTPTPAPGKDSSRNSSTDDGGTYGGQSENVTARVDGGKNSSTLLSNVVIQRTTLSDGSKKDRVSYGAAQAREALSSVKAEGRPSVRLVMPDPKDEIAELEFALPQDTAKTLADAGVGLEVYTNHARLILSPSTLASMDGNRQFTLSPVKGAAAIQTIAERAKQNGLVQAAAGQGEVRVIGRPVMIETNLQGQPVELVLPLPQQSLPSSASAEELQAFLTKLAVYVEHSDGTRELLQPMLLWDGNQPAGLSFSVNKFSTFTVLHLDKQTASIGRAQENKRSQPYMHGYPNGTFQPARTMTRAELAAILSRLAAERSEQPLVESPVSQKRVNYTDVAGQNWATGAIDTVTMAGWMKGYSGSTFGLERPITRAEMATVLARWQNLSGPASTAFPDTAGHWAEGDIARVQQAGYMHGMPDGSFKPDQTLSRAEAVTLFNRVGKREPVSFADSARWSDVPAGHWAFRDIAAATTPIH